In Gossypium raimondii isolate GPD5lz chromosome 12, ASM2569854v1, whole genome shotgun sequence, a single window of DNA contains:
- the LOC105765141 gene encoding 21 kDa protein yields the protein MARLGFFVLVFSFVFYLAGIAASASTTALTPREYIVASCKATRYPALCVEYLSGYANAIRKNEQHLAQTALSVSLSGAQSAAAYVAKMTHVRGIKPRERQAVKDCIENMGDTVDRLSQSVKELSHMGRAGGEGFMLHMSNVQTWVSAALTDENTCLDGFAGRVMDGNVKVAVRRRVVHVAQVTSNALALVNRYAARHRAAISTEKP from the coding sequence ATGGCAAGATTAGGCTTTTTCGTACTAGTTTTCTCCTTCGTGTTTTACTTGGCTGGCATAGCTGCATCTGCTTCTACGACAGCTTTAACCCCAAGGGAGTACATCGTTGCATCCTGCAAAGCCACAAGGTATCCTGCGTTATGCGTTGAATACCTGTCAGGTTATGCCAACGCGATTCGAAAAAATGAGCAACACCTGGCTCAAACTGCCTTATCAGTCAGCCTATCCGGGGCTCAATCAGCTGCAGCTTATGTTGCCAAGATGACTCATGTGAGGGGCATCAAGCCTAGAGAGCGTCAAGCAGTGAAAGACTGTATAGAGAACATGGGTGATACAGTGGACCGACTTAGCCAATCAGTGAAGGAGCTCAGCCATATGGGACGAGCTGGAGGTGAGGGTTTCATGTTGCACATGAGCAACGTGCAGACATGGGTCAGCGCTGCACTTACCGATGAGAATACTTGCCTTGATGGCTTCGCAGGCAGAGTCATGGATGGAAACGTCAAAGTTGCAGTGAGGCGCAGGGTTGTCCATGTCGCTCAAGTTACTAGCAATGCTCTTGCATTAGTGAATCGCTATGCTGCAAGACACCGAGCTGCTATATCTACTGAGAAGCCTTAG